ACCTACTTCATTTTAGTCTTTTCTTTTATGCGTTTATCTATTTCCAAGGATGTCATGCAAGCCTTGTGtcgttgatataccatggattttactcattattagccatggtatataggtgttttaagatatatttactacgatatagagtctatttagagtatttacaggttcagggacgatttggaggaaagtggtgattttggtgtcttttggagcccTTTGAATGCAGAGGTGCACATACgtgtcagatgtttagctatggatggagaccttacCATAGTTAAATTGAGGCTATATTTTGACACAATATAGATTTTTGAGTTAGATTTCCAATACCACTGgtctgaggtcaatcagcatcatgtagcagaagttatgctcgttttactgaagagtggtcagtctgcctcgtgaaaggaagctgtcgaggagatgaaagactgtcgatcgacggtgcacccttgccgtcgatcgatggtgatgccAGAACGTGGGCCAAGCATATTTCAAGACCGACTAAAGCTCAGAAGCTATACaaagttaccaaaatacccatggacgaccagaaatcctatttatgtatttctaagtcattgttgacggctacaaactttctattatcctattctattgttttctcttaGGTTTGGATAGAACATTAATTCTCCTTCAGAaattgattggaactccattagtTTTATCACTGATTtctttatctattatattattcagactATGATTTGTGTTACTGCTTGCATGTTTGAGTAATtcatcttgttaggtttaggtatTTCATGAGATTAATGTCAAACTTAtaatcaattaggattgctagaatatctatagatctctacatcagggtgatttgtaatactaggatttggaatagttagaatagcacgacagtgtgactaattgtttgaacctagaatcatcggatagttgagaggcacgaaagtgcaatcaattaacCGAACCCAAACTCTGatggattagatacctaggcgcatacgagagttggtctaggaatctagttgaactTAATTGATTATGTCGTTAATGCTTGTCTAAGGAAGCATCGATCAACGCTTTGGCTATAGCATCGTCGACGCTCGATCCATGTcaacaagcgacagctgagACTGGACTTAGACATCTGATTAGTAATTACCTGCGAAAGCTGGAttgcttacttattaaaatcgagttctagaattgaatctataaaccattagcatcgttgaattgtagttttgaatctcttgattgataaatccctaAGTCTAGTGCTTTCATCTTATTGTTTACAAACCTCAATCCCCGAACAACTGCCTTGTTCAACCCTGTTCTATTTATTTAGTGCTTATTAAACTATTTGCCTAGCTTAACCTCTTATTTGAGTGagtaaaatcactccttagggtaatttaagTGATATCAGTCATTTCCAAGATAGACATGCAAGCCTTGTTTGTTTCTTATTTAAATCCATTGTATGTTTCATTTCAGATCATTTaaccattttaaataaaatcatctTTTATCTTGTTGAGTCTTTTGTTCGTACGAACATCGTATTTCTGTTGCGAGGTGTGTGAACCCGAGCAACAAATCCTCCTAGGTCATCTTGGTGCGTCATATCCTCGGGCTTAGGAGCGGGCAAATCAAAGCCCTTCTACAACCGTTGTGTGACCCTTCGTTCCACCTTCCTTTGATCGAGTATTCGATTCAAAGTCTATCCATTTACCAACCATCAAGTGCCGATTCCCGGGAGGGTTTTCGTTAGGCATAGACAAGGATCCTACAGAACTAGTCAGCTATGCGGAAAGCGAATGTCACGTTTGTTTCAATGCAAATGAAATGATACCTTCATCTCCAAAAGAACAACTTAGCGAGGAACcacaagtcttaagcttggaTAATATATGTATGGTGGATGGATCATGGACCTATACAGACCAGTTTAGTGAATGCCGATGGATTGAACTTATGGGGACGTGAAATTTAAGAAGTCGAAAGGCTgctttgaaaacataattagaAGCAATGTGATGGCTATGGTAAGCATGATCCAATATTCGACATGTCAGAATTTTAGGATATATTGTAAAAACatgattgcaatgataaagaAGCCTCAAGCATAGCCAACTTTGCAACAGAATTGGAGGCCGCAATAAAAACTCTTTAGCTATGTTTCTCGGACTTTAAGATCTCTCAAATCCCAAAAGCGCAAAATAGAATTTCTGATTCTTTAGCTAAAACTGCAAGGTGTTTTCATAAAGAGAGCCATGTTTATtattgatccaaaaaaaaaccatgTTTTATTAGTTGTTTTATTCTGGTATGATTATTCAGCCCACCTCAAATTTGAGTAATATAGTAGCATgttgttgtaaaaaaattacctatataatttagtttaataaaGCTAATATTATCATCCACCTTTGAgcatttgttttgattaatgaGAATATGAGACCatgggtttctttttttttctactaaAATAGTCAGTTTCACAGCAACTTTaaggaaaaatagaaaatttgacAGCAACTTAATaatcatattcaaatatatataaatattcaagGAACACAAACCCGACCACGTACAACCACATTAAGGAGGAAAATACaataaactttctttcattaataatttcatttaaatagCTTGAAAAACGAAGAGTATCTTTCAGATATAAATTCCATTTCAATCTGCATATAATTCAAGGATCCAAAAAGAGTAAGCGCCGTAAATGATATTTGGGATGTTAAAACCTGCTTTCATAGCCAAAACTTCGAATTCTTCTTTGGTTCTCTCTTTGCCTCCCTGTGTTGCACACATTATTCCCACGTCGTAGAACAGTGAATTTTTGGTTGCTAGATCGGTTTCAGATATTTCTCGCGGCATTATATATTCAATTATAATGACTTTGCCATTTTTTGGTAATGCTTTCTTACAGTTTTTTAATATCGCCACACATTGGTCATCGTTCCAATCGTGAAGTATCCACTTAATcatgcaaaataaaaatactttgaTTAGTATTGTTATATTTCAATTATTGATAATTTATTCTATGATTTTCTTCTGATTTTGTTATCGAAGAGCTTTAAACGTATTTATTGCGAAATAGTTAGGTTTTACCTTCATGAATATGGCTTGACCCCGTGGAATTGCATCAAACATGTCACCACCAACGTGTTCTACACCTGCAAATAGTTGACTTTGTCACCATGGGGATTCAACGTAGCCTTCTTAAATTCCAGCGATCGTTTTTAGAATCAAAAAGGTCGGTAAGTTGTTTTTAAGTGGTTGTGaactatataaatacttttaCTTCAAATTATCTAGTCAAATTGTCTATGtggtatttattttagttttattctacgtaatctttttaaaattgatactttattgaataattaaagTGCGTTATTTGTTTACCTAatgatttacaaaaaaaatgttttgagaAATTCCCTATGATaactatttttagtttattttcagaaaataaccctcaaaaagaaaaatgatcaaaaaagttttattaaagggtaaaacaatatttataccctataattaattaatctagacgtagggtttagagttaatgtgTGACATTTTGAGGATaaggtttcaaatttttgaaaaattaaaaaaatgttaaaattttaaaataaaaattggttattttgatcattttttctctttgaaagctatttttgtgacaaatttttttaaaaaaaaaactatttgagagaattatccgattgtttttctcttttagttttaatttactgttatatcttattaaaaaaattaatacacaGTACTCATTAAATTATATATCGCTATGGTAACAATgagttaataataaataaaaataactaaattcgTGGCttataattatagaaaatagttaCCTTTGATTTTGGGAGCTTCTGAAACGACGTGAGGCAAGTCAAAGTTAACACCTTTAAGTTGTGGGAGCCTGGAGAGAATTAAAGCAAGATTTGCACCTAAGCCACCTCCAACATCTACCAAAACTCCACCACTAAGACTATTGAACCCGTTGTAAGTCTTTAGTATCTTCTTCATTACTATTGATGTGTGGTTAAGCATTGCCTCGTGAAACTCAGCCCGTATATTTTCATTCTTCTCCATATCCTTAAAGATCAAATCCCCATATACTCTCTCGTACGGCCGTGCTCCACCCTCCAGTATTGACGCCGTGAGTTGAGAGCTTTTCTCGCCAAAAAATAACCAAGAAAATTACTAATAAGTTTACCAGATTTTTCTTCTTGCCTTTTACCATACGTATATAGAGCATGTCACAGTGTGGGTTTCTTTAACCAGTACAAAGCCGAATTTAAAAGTTGGGAACATGTCACTGGCAACTAAATTTCGATAGAATTGCATGCAGACATGTTTGCCTAGCTATAGCATGTGactaaatgaagaaaaaattgTATACGTAATTATTTTCGCTCTATCTTtgtgtaaatattgatatttattatctttaactgaatattttttttctcaaatactATAGAAACTTATAACTTAAATCGAAATCCACAAGGACCACAACCAGAGAGATATTATTCAACTTTGGTAAGTAAAATTTTATGTGTATAATACTTGTTAAATAAGATATTACGTGTCTAATTCTTTCATCAGCTTCATGAATTTGTCTATCATCAAAAAGTAGTGTTTTCTACCTTTATAACATAAATAGtgaaaataatatcaaatgATAGGTTGAAtaaatttttcatattattGTTAGTATCTAttttaaagagataaaaaataaaaacaacgaTTTGactgataaaataaaatttccattTATCCAAATAAACACAATAATGAGGACGTAGGGACAAAAACTCGACTAACCGGTGCTTATTACTCCTAAGCAATCtctcatctcaaatcatattaggtgttttcctgcaccatgtgcagtgataatttttttaaagttaaattatatttaaaataaaatttattaatattatatattttattatttttgactaatatttaatataaaattgattatttaagcataaaattaagaaaaaaaataattttgtttattttaaattacatttagtaatatatatgtaatatatttaaaattcgaatcttagataaattttttatctatttattttggttaaatgcATTAAATCAACGtgtataaaattactaaaaaatcatataaaaattgtatagttattaaaaattataactaaataatatttataaaatttgtagatatttataaaaagaaactaataaaattacgattaacaatttattaatatttttaaaaacatgtagaaaattttgaaaatattagtaataaaaattatataattataaaaatacaattaaataatatatttcgaAACTATAAtgcatattttaatatatttattttagtgatgatttatgaattattaccatattttaagaagtttaccaaaaatataaatcaacattaaatgtaatgtatTAATTATTGCTATATTCtataaagtttaccaaaaaatatatgTCTGTAATATAAGTCATGTCATCAATCTTGTTAGTCATGTCatcattgtttttgtaaaaatgattataGAGAACACATGTAGCaaaattacttcgcaaatatagtctaggggatgaTCCCACTTGCAATTTCGGAAAAGAGCACTTCAAAAACAGAAATATGTTCTATATGGACCGACAATACGTTTACGATGTTGGAAATTattcaagaaaatataattttggatGTTCGTTCATATGTGAAAGATGTTTTCTTggaattttaagatattttctCTCAAAAGTAAGTCAAGTTTTGTGTAGAAAATATAAACCCCATGgtagtttagattttttttaattcgaatATGTAACATAAAATTTGAGTAAGTGCTAATTATTCTTGCCAAAATAAACTTTGTATTCTAACACTATGTTGCTTTATAGCAAGGATAAACCACCCCACCCatatctagttttttttaatgagatttttttaaaaaaatccagGGTGGTTTTTGCAAATTTTGTAATTCGCATCCGTGACACAAAAGAAAACCATATATAAGAGTTTATTTAATATACTCATACCACATATCGCCTTCAAATTTGGGGTTGGTAAAACGCACAGTAGACGCCAAAGAAAATCTATCTTCATCTTTAATAAGTTTCCTTCCGGCTTTTCCCAGTCCGTAAACTCTaaattctctttcttctttgtcatTCACCAATCTACAAGTACATACCGAATAAGCAGAAAGGAGACGTAGTAACCGATCAATCATCATGGGAGCATCAGGATTTCTTGCAGCGACTTTGGAAGCTAAATCCAAGGGTGAGAGATGGGTTCCCAAAGGTCCGGCCTTGGCAATAATCTCCAATAAATCCAGTTCTATTGCAGTTTTTATAGCGTAAGGGACGATACGAAGACCGATTAGTTGCATGGCTAGTAacatatcttcttcatcttcatctagGGGAATTTGTGTTGAATTCATATTTAGGATATTCTTTGAATGAGGATTGTGATGTAAAATGAAGGAGAGGAGAaaggttatttattttgtgcAAATCGCTTCGTAACGGCCTTTTAAAGAGTACTGCAATTAAGAAATCTTAAACATGCTGACacatgtattttaatttaagaGTATGAAGTATTTTGGCAGATTCGCTATCAACGGCGTGGAAGGTGATCTCTATgatgttattgttttttttttgcgaaaTTTGCCAAAACAGAATTTAAATTcagctttttttttggtataaaactttttttgtccattttttatctcttttacttttttttcatttttacaacttaatgaaataaataattttatgactcaaaaaattataaaaaaaatcgaaacaaTTGATGAAACACCCATATACACTAACTGGTATTTTTTTAGTTGAAaacttattaaattaaattttaaattatattctacgaaaaataaattttatcttctACGAAAAATTGGTTAGAAGAAATTGAATTTCAGATTAAacaaattcatttatattttttagaatgtacaatttacttttaattaaatttgtaaacATGATAAATGTGAATTCTACCAGTTGTAAAGATAgctatatttttggtaaatgcagTTTCTACTTTATGAGATATTCTAAAATTTCATGAATGTGAAATCTAGATTCAATTCAGACGGCTACATGTGGTAAAATCTGCTTATGAAACTTTTTGTCTTGCTTCTATGCATGCATTGTATAAGGCACATTGTACGAATAagaataacaatatttttgaaaatatggtAAGTTCAGTTACAATATATTCTAAGAATATTTGGAAATCTTTTTACTTTCCTAAAACGTGTTTCAGCTATTTTTCATGCcaaacctaaaattaaaaataattttcaattatttattttgatttattttctaaaattcgatttttttttaaaaaagttgttttattttaaattattttttaataatatatgtagatatttaaaattataatcttagatatattttcatttatttatttttattatgatatattaaatccgaatgtacaaaattaaaaaaatgataattttttttataatcatcaaaaaagaaaactaaacagaattgatatattatattgaTTTGgggattatttatttatttttctttgttttattttaaatttttttaattagattttaattcaatttttttgttttctttttctttttgggtcaaaatttgtttttgtttttaattgatatataaaaGTGAGTTTTAATAGTTAATTGATAAAGTAAGAGTAAGATTGGggattttaaaaagtattattttaaatgGACTGATTTAGGTTGCTTTCATACTAAAGGCACAAAGagattgttgttttgttttattttggcaAATTTTCCTTGTTTTTATTCTAAACAGCTTGTAGGTTTGGTTTAACCATATATATTTAACTATACGGTtatcgttgacaaaaaaaaaattatacgatATTATCAtgatttttaacttaaaatGATTGGTGGTATCGTCCCAGATTTAACTATCAATATTGATCGATTTTCAATATTAACTAAAGAAGTAACTGTAGTGCTGACTAGTATTACTATTATCTGATCAATAGAAAAATCATATCTTGTCTgggttttcaatttttaaatgtaaaaaaaaaaagaaaaaaaaaacaagcggACGCGTTTGTTTTGTTTGGATCATATAAGTTCACAAGAAAATCGAGTATTAAAAAGTACTTTGTCAGCGTAGCATGGGGGAACTTTCATCTTTATGCAGGTTTTGAAATAGCTAGGAGGTGTGATTCTCGACTATTCGAGAAAAAAACATGATTTCAGTGACATCCTTGATTCTGTCAAACAAAGTGTCAATACTCTGTGGCTTGGTAACCAAGAGAATGATAAATGAATTAATGAGTGGGAATAATGATTTTCTTATCATTATTTACAATTTACActatttataagaaatatttgTTCTTATGATTCCTTTACATTCCTTAACATTTAAGGAATAATAGACTACAATTATTCTTTATCAAATTAGAAGATGAAtagtttttccttttattttattcttttcatctttttccttcttatatttcatatttttttaatggttaCTAGTTTGTTTtgcaaaaatgttattttagaattttttttgttttaacaaacagtattattttgtatttataatgcaaaatgtcaaataaaaaatggaaaattttaaGTTTAGCACCATTTTTTGTACCTCAAttcatgtttatctttattaaagaaatattttcaCAAATATTTTCTCCATTGAAGAGGGAATGACCCTTCTATCATTCttttaaagatatttaaatatgaataattatttaaataaataatactaaaattaaaaaaaaagttttttataattttcgaattATACGTCTTCGAACAggaacatttttttcaaaaaaaaattcaatttatttttgaaattcgaaacaaatccataaaaaatattttgactaaatattatagtaattttagaaaaatacataaaaagtCCCCCCAAACTGGTTTTAGTTTTCaaacccaaaataaaaaaaaaaactccagtGATTATGGCCTTTAAAAAGTTgaaatgtcatatttgttttttttttttgtatccttTCCTTGTTGGCCAACCAGACAAGTATTCTTTATACCAGAACGTATCTAACTGGTTTATGTTTGAACTTGAGCATGTCAACCAAACATAAACATGTAAACTGTAAACACTTTTTCCATCGGATTtttcaaacaattaaaaatattgaaaacgGTGATTACTTTCTTTTTGTATACACTAAAATTTTTATACATCACTTATCCTCTAAATCGTATTTGGTTCTTTTCGATAtgatttgtttataaaatttactttGTAACTAAATCAGGGTGATGGAAGATGAATACTATTGCATTTGCGCGCTTATTACTGGTTATTCCGCATCCGCAGTCATCACTTCAGTCTCCACTGCGAGCTCTATCAAAGTAACAAATtatattaacaaattaaaagtaaattttacaaaaatcataATTTGCATGACTCTATCAAAGAGATCTTCAAGATCTATggaaattatataaacaaagaCAAAAGAGAAAAGTAAACAGAGCAAAAATTTCTTATGTCGAGTTTCTATTTTATCGAATATCTAGAATTCTGTAAagttacaaattaaaaattttatttaattggcCGTAAATAAAACCTACATTTCTCACCAAAGACTCGCTCAAAAGTTACAACACATACCTTACCTTTCTCCTTGTTTCTCTCTTCCCCACTGACATTACCTTTCCCACACGCAACCTAAGAACAAATCCTTTTTTTATTCCTCAAGCAATCTACGAAACCAATCACAATATTGCTAATACGACCGTTTTAACTCCACAGTCTTCAACATGTCTATGTCTATGCCCACGACCGAAACAAACAATATTAAACCAGTCCGCAATCTCGTTTCAACGCCGGTCACAATTTTTTTGACCGGTGGTCTTCTCATCATTCTCACcagtttcttctccttcttcttctgtgGATCTTTTCTCAAGAAACTCTTAAACATTTGGAACAACCTTAGAAACCGAAACCGTCCTAGTAACCTAATCCAACCCTCTATTCCCCCTGAACATGTTGGCCTTGGCTCCAAGATCATTCAATCCTTCCCTGAGTTTCCATATTCGGTGAAAGATCGTGGGATGGATCAGTGTTCTATTTGTTTGATAGACTTTATAGATGATGACACCATGAGGCTCATTTCTACTTGTAATCACTTCTTTCACACAATTTGCATTGATCTTTGGTTTGAGTCACACAAGACTTGCCCGGTGTGCCGACGCCAGCTTGATGTAGAACAGACCACACAAGAAGAGCAGCCGGCTATTCCTGAAATTGACTTAGTTACATCTGAAAGCCATGAAGAGCGTTTGTCCCGCGACACTTTGACAATCATCGTTCACGAGGAGCATCCTACGACTACAACTATTGGTATTAATTTAGACCAAACAGACGAGATAGAAAACTATGAAAGGCGAGTGAAAGAGCCGAATTTGCGGTTTTGGAGGTCACATTCTACTGGACATTCTATTGTTGttaaaaccgaaaccgaacaatcagcagaagaaaaggaaaaggaagaatttaatatacatattgAGATCTCTGGAGAATGTCAATTTGAAGATCACATGAGAAATTTACCGAACAGAAATCTGTATTGTGTTAGGGGAACTTATTCAGTAGGATAGAACCTAAGAATGTGAAATGGGTTGGCTAATATATCATTTACTGGATCCAACAATGAAATTGTGTTCTCTTGTCTTAAAGGTCCAATATTATAATTCTTTTGTATACCATAGGTTAAGGTATTATAGATTGTAGTAATGTCTATACTCAAATATATGTACTTGAAAACAAACCAGAGGTGTACTTGATAGAAAACCGGTGTTAATGCGATGGGTGTcaattttatagatattaattaTTTGGAAAATATGAGAGTATTCTAAAGTAGAGAGAGAGCAGTGacgatatatttttatttacaagttgtctaaattttgaaaatagaaCAGGCCAAAGCACATATGACGACGGCATCGGAAATGCAAGATGAATCGGCGGAGTTGATCGAAAGAAGAAAGCAGTCGTCGCTAGCCCTCTCCATCTGATGCGTCAAACCTCTTCTGCTCAGGTACATTATTGAAACCGTTAAATAAAGAAGCATCTGACAAGTTGTATTTGGGTGGGATCTTGATTACATTCACTTTCATCAGCTTCAACTTTGAATATTTGCTCGCTCTGTGCATGCCCAGTTGGAAAAGCTCCCAAAGAATATTTTGGGCATTAAACTACTTTTGGGTGTTTTCGTTTAAgttaatactagattttgatccgcgctttcaaagcgcggaatcgattctttttaaaatttaatttaaattaataaatatttgtctaatctatattttaatagattttttatttgtttatagtcaatttttataatattgtcttctttatttttttaattattattaaaatcaaaatgtttgtttgtgaaataattaattagttaaaagattataaaatgGTAAACTCCTACTCAATAACTTTAATCATATTGTGATGATATATTTGGTaggttatttatttataattttgactt
The sequence above is drawn from the Brassica napus cultivar Da-Ae chromosome A8, Da-Ae, whole genome shotgun sequence genome and encodes:
- the LOC106418880 gene encoding caffeic acid 3-O-methyltransferase; translated protein: MNSTQIPLDEDEEDMLLAMQLIGLRIVPYAIKTAIELDLLEIIAKAGPLGTHLSPLDLASKVAARNPDAPMMIDRLLRLLSAYSVCTCRLVNDKEEREFRVYGLGKAGRKLIKDEDRFSLASTVRFTNPKFEGDMCSQLTASILEGGARPYERVYGDLIFKDMEKNENIRAEFHEAMLNHTSIVMKKILKTYNGFNSLSGGVLVDVGGGLGANLALILSRLPQLKGVNFDLPHVVSEAPKIKGVEHVGGDMFDAIPRGQAIFMKWILHDWNDDQCVAILKNCKKALPKNGKVIIIEYIMPREISETDLATKNSLFYDVGIMCATQGGKERTKEEFEVLAMKAGFNIPNIIYGAYSFWILELYAD
- the LOC106418816 gene encoding RING-H2 finger protein ATL81, with translation MSMSMPTTETNNIKPVRNLVSTPVTIFLTGGLLIILTSFFSFFFCGSFLKKLLNIWNNLRNRNRPSNLIQPSIPPEHVGLGSKIIQSFPEFPYSVKDRGMDQCSICLIDFIDDDTMRLISTCNHFFHTICIDLWFESHKTCPVCRRQLDVEQTTQEEQPAIPEIDLVTSESHEERLSRDTLTIIVHEEHPTTTTIGINLDQTDEIENYERRVKEPNLRFWRSHSTGHSIVVKTETEQSAEEKEKEEFNIHIEISGECQFEDHMRNLPNRNLYCVRGTYSVG